DNA from candidate division KSB1 bacterium:
ACCGTGCCGGAAAGGGCCTCATTGGCTCAGAACTATCCTAACCCATTCAATCCAGTGACCTGGATTGCGTTCGAGCTGAAAGAGGCAGCCCCAGTGACTCTGAGGATCTACAACCTTCAGGGGCAACTGGTGCGAACGCTTGTCGAGGGATACACTGAGGTGGGGCGGCACGAGGTGCGCTGGGACGCCACCGATGATCGGGGCACCCTCGTGCCCAGCGGCGTGTACGTGTACGTGCTGGAGTCTGCAGGAGTCAAGCTCACGCAGACGATGCAGTTGGTGAAATGAGCTGCCGCGCTCTGTTGGTCTGTGCCAACGCAAAGCGTGGTTGGGTTCAGGAGGTGCATCATGAGGAGACTCTGGTTCTTGCGCTGCGGGTTGCCAGCGTGGGGGCTGATGTTGGTGTTGCTGGTCGGATGTGCAGTCAGGCCGCGTGTAGCTCCCGAGGCGTCCGCTGAACCGCGACCTGCGGGCGACGTTTATGTGGCCAAACCCCAGCCCCCTGCGCCCGAGCAGGAGAGGGAATACCGCCTCGGCTACGGCGACGTCCTCGAGATCAAGTTTTTCAACAACGAGGAATTCAATACGGAAGTGACCGTCAGGCCTGACGGGCGCATCACCCTCCAGCGCATCGGCGATATTCGGGTCACAGACATGACCCCCATGGAGCTGGCGCGCCTGATAAGCCAGAAGTACGCGGAGATTCTCTTGGAGCCTGAGGTTACAGTGACCGTCAAACAGTTCGGCGGCAACACTGTGTACGTGCTCGGCGAAGTGCGCAACCCGGGCAGTTATGTGGTGCAGCGCAACATGACCCTGTTGCGCGCTATCGCCACCGCGGGTGGACCGACCAACGAAGCCAATTTGAGCAGCGTGATGTTGATTCGCATGCTGGACGAAAAGCGCGTCTCGGCTACCCGCTCCGACCTTACTCAGGCCCTTGCGCGCAAGGATCCGCGCCCTGACCTCGAAGTCAGGCCGTATGACATCGTCTACGTGCCAAAGACCTTTATCGGCAACATCCGCACCTTCATGACGCAGGTCTATGACACGGTGATCCCGCCGCTGGATTTGTACGCTCGCTCGGTGTTCTGGTCGCGGGCATGGAAGTGAGTCACCAGCGGAGAAAAGTCACACAAAGGAGTCAATCATGGAAACGCGTGCAAGCGATCGCTCGGTGTCGCTGCGTAGAGTGCTGAGGGTGCTGTGCAAACGCAAGAAGATGATGCTGCTCCTCTTCGCTTCCACCGTGACCACCATGGCGGTGGGCGTGCTGGTCATGCGCCCTGTGTATCATGCCACCTCGACGATCATGGTGGACTGGGAGAAGGACGCAGAGAAGACGCTCATCATCGAGCTCAATTGGTGGTTGCGGCGCTCCAACTACGACCAGATTGCGGCAGAGATGCAGATTCTGAAAAGCCGGCCCATCGCAGAGCGCGTGGTGAAGGTCCTCGGTTTGGCAAATCCCGCCGGCACTGCCGCCGATAGCGCACGCTTTGCGCAGGTGGTCGCCGCGGTGCAAAAGGGGCTCAAGGTGGAGCAGACCAAGGAGACCAACCTCTTGCAGGTCACCTATGCAGACAGCGATCCCAAACGAGCTGCCCTCATCGCCAACTGCATCGTGGAGCAGTACGCTCGGCACCGCGCAGAGCTGGCCAAAGATCTGCGTACCTACGCCTTCTTTGACGAGCAGATCAAAATGGCGGCAGCGAAGCTGGATGAGCTGGAGCGCCGCGAGGCGGACTTTAAGCGCCGTGAGGGGATGGTCGTGCTGGAAGGCGAAGCGGAAATCCTTTACAAGAAGCTGGCCGACTTTGACCAGGCCCTCACTGAGGTCCGCACCAAGCGCATCGGCAAGGAGTCAAAACTCCGCGTGTTCCGCGAGGGTCTGGCGGGCAACGGCGCAGTCGTCATCCCCAGCACCGAGACCAGCGATAGCCCAAGCCGTGAGGAATACCTCTCTCGGCTGAAAGCTGAGCTGCTGAGCCTGGAGCTGGAGCGGAACCGTCTCCGTCAGCGCTATACGGCCAGTCATCCCCAGCTGGTGGCTGCGGAGAGACAGGTGGCGCTGGTGCAGGAGAAGCTGCGCCAGGAATTGAGGGAGATTATCGCCGAGGAAGAGACTAACCTGCGGGCTTTGCGTGCGGAGGAGGCATCGCTTGAGGCCAAAATTGCCGAAGTGCAGGGACAGCTCAAGCGCTTCGCCGTGAATGCGTACGAGCTGAGTCGCATCTCGCGAGGCATCAAGGAGACGCAGGAACTCTACTCCATTCTGCTCAAGCAGCGGGAGGAGGCGCGACTTGCTGCCTCGCGCCAGGATCAGTTGGTTCAGGTTAAAGTGGTCAGCCCGGCGGTGCCGCCTCATGCGCCTGCTCGCCCCAACCGCCCGCTCTACCTCCTCGTGAGCCTACTGCTGGGCGGTGTGGTAGCAGTGGGGTCTGCTTTCTTTGCCGAATCCCTGGACCGGTCCATTGACAGTGTCGAAGACGTACGTCGCGACTTGGGTTTCCCAGTGTTGGCTTCTCTGGCAGAGAGTGAATTCCTCCTCCTCGGAAGCAGCAACCCTGGGAAGCGGATAGGAGGAGCTCACCCCATGGCAGAGCAACCCGTGGGGACCAATGGCACTCGGGGGTGACAAGTGGCGGTGTGAGAGACTATGCACGAAGGATGTGGAGCCATGGACGAGAAGAAGAAGTCAAGGGTTGAGGTTGGGATGGGAGGTGTTCCGCTTGACGGGCGCGTGCTGCCGCGTCCAAAGCGCCCCATGGTCCGCGCAAGGAATTTGCTCAAGGTGAAGCGTTGGGAAGCTGGCCTCAAACAGTACGAGCTGGCCTATCTCCTGGGGTGCAGCGCCCCCTATCTTTCGATGGTGGAGAACAATCGCGTGGAACCCACTGAGGAGTTCAAACGGCGGGCAGCCAGCATCTTTGAGTTACCCGTCTCTGAACTCTTCCCAAGAGATGAAGAGGAATGAGGCCCCGGGGTCAATAACAGGATCAGGCAATGTACACCGAACACTTTGGCTTGAAAGAGATACCTTTTGACGTGAATCCGGACCCGCGATTCCTTTTCCCCAGTTCGGATCACCAGGAGGCGCTGACGCGCATGATGTACGGGGTCAAGATGCGCAAAGGACTCATCGTTGTGATCGGAGAGGCGGGGACCGGCAAGACCACCCTGTTGCACACGCTCCTGCATCACCTGGGCGAGCAGGCCGTCAGCGCATGGGTATTCAACACCACCCTGGAAGCGGAAGATCTGCTCCGCTACGTGTGCCGCGATTACGGTGTGCAGGTTAGGTGCGAGAACCGGGCCGAGATGCTCCTGGACCTCTATCAATTTCTCATCCGGAATTTTGAGTGCAAGCGCAATGCATTGCTGATTGTGGACGAAGCACAGAACCTGAGCGCAAAGACCTTGGAGGAGATAAGGCTCCTCACGAACCTGGAGACTTCCAACACCAAGTTGGTGCAGATTCTTCTTGTGGGGCAGCCGCCTCTTGAGGACACTCTGCGCCTTCCGGAACTGCGCCAGTTCCGACAGAGAGTGACGGTGCGCTGCCGACTCCGACCACTGTCACCCAACCAAGTGGGCGACTACATCGTGCACCGACTCAGGGTGGCTGGCGCGAGGGCGCCGCAGCGCCTGTTCACCCCAGACGCGGTGGCGGAGGTGTACCGACTTTCAACGGGCATTCCGCGGCTCATCAACTGCATTTGCGACAATGCATTGCTGCATGCTTTTATCATGGATAGGACCTACGTTGATGCCAGCTTGTTGCGGCGGTTGGAGCGTGAGGGGTTCCTTAGTGGAGAGGACACAGCCGGTGCGGTGCCCCGTGTGGTCGAGATCCACCAAAGGAAGGATACATATCCGTTTCAGGGCATAGACGTGGGGGCACTGGCCGGTTCCGCGAGCATTGTGCATCGGCTGGCCTAACGAGATCAGGCAGAGGGAGGTACCATGAGTGTGATAAGAGACATCCTGGAGGAGGCACAGGCGTCCGAGCGGGTGGACCCCATCGAGTACCGGCAGACCGTGCAGAGCGCCCCAGCAGCAAAAGTGGAATTAGATGTGCCCCCGGGCTTGGCGGCGGAGGTACGCGCCCTGCGCGAAAACATCGAGCTCCTCGGCGGGCTGCAGAGGGTCTATGCCGTTGGGGTAACTGCCTGCTGTCCAGGTGCTGGGGCCACTACGGTTGCCTCGCTCCTGGCACTCTCAATGGCTGGTGGGTACGTGAATCACAACGGCAATGGGAACGGGGGGAGCGAACAGCCCGGCACCCAGCCAAAGGGGGATTTCCTTGGCAAAGGCATTATGCTGGTGGATGCCAACGTGGCGATGCCGGGGATTGCCCGCATGCTCCGGCTGGCTCCCACGCCTGGCCTCACGGAGGTACTCTCCGGGACTGTTGCCTGGCCTAAGGCGGTTCGCTTGGTCAATGAGGGCCGGCTAAAGGTCATCCCTGCCGGCACCCCTTCGGCGATGGGTCCGGAGTTGGTGACGAGTGCCCGCATGCATCGTCTGCTCGACGAGTTTCGTGATCGGTTCAGTCGGGTAGTGGTGGACCTGCCACCAGCAGTGTCCAGCGTGGATGCGCTGCGCGTTGGGCAATGGCTCGATGGTGTGGTGCTAGTTGTGTGGGCCGGGCATACGCGCACCGAGGTGGCACGCGAAGTTATCGAACGCTTGATGGCAGCAAAGGTGCGTGTGCTGGGCGTCGTCCTTAATCGGAAGAAGGGCACGTCCATAGGAAGTCGCTTCTAAGGTGGGCGTGGGAGAAGCGATGTCACACTCGACCACATACGTGCTGACCCCACACTCGGCCCGTGGTGGCCTCTTGATGGCGCTCGCAGGGGGCGCCGCCATAGGGGGGCTCGGACTCCTGGCCTTGGGCCTGGAGCCGAAGTGGGCAATGTTCGCCACGATCGGGCTCATGTTGCCCTTTGTCGGGGCGCTCACCGGCAATCTGCGGCGCTTCTTGTTGGCCTTGATGGTGTTTAGTGTTCCGCTGAACGCGGATGTGCACCTCCTTTACCACCCAGAGGCGGCCGGCACACGGGGCTTGGTCATCGCATTTCCCGACATCTGTCTGGTGGTGCTCGTCGCCGCCTGGCTGATTGAGTTGGCGAGCGGTCTGCGACAAGAGCGAGTACGCCTGTTTCCGAGGGTGACGGTCCCCTACGCGGCGCTGCTCTGCTTGGGCGCGCTGTCAGCGGTGTGGGCACCGAAACCCCTCCTCACGCTCTTGGATATCTGGCAGATGTCGAAGATCCTTGTTTTGTTCCTGTACCTGGTGAACACCGTGCGTGACCGCGAGGAGGTGCAGTTCGTGCTGGGGGTGCTCCTGCTGGGCGCAGCACTGCAGGGAGTGATTGTCTTACTACAAAACGCAACGGGCTTGAGCTTGGGGTTCTTTGGCCAACAGACCAAAGCGGAGTTCTTCCACCCTGAAGAGGATGTGTCGCTGGTGCGCAGGCCTGGAGGGACAGTGGGCCACGCCAATACCCTCGGTCGCTACTTTGTGCTGCTCCTTCCCACTGGCATTTTCCTGTCACTGAACAGCGAAAAGCGGCGCACCTTCTACTTGTTGACGACGGGAATGGGGCTCTTGGGGATGGTATTGACTTTGTCACGGAGCGCATGGGTTGGGTTAGCTTTCGCCCTCATGGTCGGGTGGGTGGCCAAGCGCCGTCGCCGAGGGGAGGGATCCGAGAGGCGCGGGAAAGGTTGGGCTGTGGTATTGCTTTTGGCAATTGTGGTGGCCTTCGGGCCCACGATCTACAGGCGGATGGTGTCGCCTGACTTTGGTGCTACCATGTCGCGTCTTACCACAGCAGAGGTGGCTTTGCGCGTGATCCGTGATCACCCGCTGCTGGGCGTGGGCCTGAACAACTACAAGGAGGCGCTGGATACTTACTTTGATCCGAGCGACCCTTTCACCCGAGTGGCACCGGTGCACAACCTGTATCTACTGTTCGCAGGGGAGCTCGGGCTTGTGGGGCTGGGCCTCTTTCTCTGGCTCATGGCCGCCTTGCTGAATGGGATGCGAATGGGGCTGCGGGCTAAGGACCAGCTCCACTGGGCCTCCGCCGTCGGCCTCTTTTCGGGATTGGCGGCCATGCTGGTAATGGCCACTAGCGACTATGCGTACAAGCAGTCGCTGGCACTCATGAGCACTATGTGGATTGTAGCAGCCTTGGGGCTGACCCTGGCGACACTGCAAGAACAGGAGGCCGCAATGGAGCAGGCCGCAGAACGCGAACCAGAGCCGCTTCCTTCTTGCATCAGCCGACAGCTCATAGCATTAGCTCACAGGCAATAGAATGAACACATTGCAACGCATCGCACAAAACACCATTGCGCGGTCGGTCGCGGAGATTCTCAATCGCGCCGGGTCGGCCATCTTCTGGGTTTTAGTCACAAGAGCACACGGGGCCAAGGGGCTAGGGATACTAGCCTTGTCTACCTCCCTGACCGGTGTCTTTTCCATGTTGGCCACCCTGGGATTAGGGAGTTTGGTGATCAGGGAGGTGTCCAAGGACGAACGCATGAGCGGCCAGCTCTTGGTCGCAGGCCTTGTGCTGGGCACCGCCGGGGCCCTCCTTGCGACGGTCGCAATGATGGGATTTGTCAGCATCATGGGATATGAGCGGGAGGCGAGCAGGGCCTGCTATCTCATGAGCCTGTCTCTGGTGCCTATGTCTCTGTTCTACTGGCTGCGGGCGGTGTTGTGCGGATTGCAGGAAATGCATTTCCCCACGTTTGGGCGTGCCATCGAAAATCTGGTGAAGGTTGGAGTAGGCGTGGTGTTGATCTCGCACGGGGCAACGATCATGACGCTGGTGGGATTGGTCGTGTTCAGCCGCTTTGCGGGAGCTTTGGCCTTGGCCTGGGCCACCTTTACCAGGGAGCGCCTCACCGATGTGCGTTTCAATTGGAGCCTGATCAAGAGGTTGGTCAGTGAGACGCCTGTGTTCTTTGGCAGCACCTTGTTTAACAGCATGTTCTGGTCTGTGCCGATCATGCTCCTGCCGAAGCTGAGCACCGTGGAGGCGGCTGGCCTGTACAGTGCCGCGTACAAAGTAGTCGATCTCCTGTTGTTGCTTTCTTCGGCGTTTGCCCTGGCCATATTTCCCGTGATGGCCAGGATGTCCCGCCTCTCCGAGCGGCTCTTCCGGGACGTGTGCCTCAAGTCCCTGAAGCTCGTCCTTTTCTTCAGCCTGGCCCTGGCCGCTGGTGGGACCGTGCTGGCCGATAGGATAGTGGTTCTTCTGTATGGGAGAGACATGGTAATCGCCGCCCCGGGTTTGCAGGTCTTGATCTGGAGTCTTCTCTCCGCGGGGGTGACGCAGATTGCCGCCTATGCCTTAATTGTGCGCAATCAGCAAAAGTTGGACATGATCGGAAATGGAGTGGCCTTTGCAACTATTCTGGCGCTCAGTCTCCTGTTGATTCCGCGTGCCGGGGTTGCGGGTGGAGTGCTAGCCGCACTGCTCGCCACTGTTGTGTTTGCGATAGTAGAACTCTACTTCGTAGACCGCACGTTGTTTTGGCTGCCGCTGGGCGCCTCGGCGATCAAGCCCTTCCTTGCTGCACTGGCCATGGTGATGGTGGTGTTCTTTTGCCATAATGTGTCGTTGACTTTGCAAGTGATCGCAGGTGGGCTCGTCTACGTGGTGTTGCTGGTCCTGACGGGGGCCATCACACAAGGAGACCGGGAGCTGCTCCGGCAGTTGCGAACAATTTGAGGCGAAGAAAGCATGGCGGACTATCCTGACATTTCGGTGGTTATCCCCACTTTCAACCAAGCGCGGACGCTGGGGCGCGTGCTGAGAGGGTTCCTGGCGCAGCACGTGCCGAACGTGGCGCTGGAGGTGGTGGTGGTGGATGACGGCTCGACGGATGAGACCGAAGAAGTCGTTGCTATGGTGATGGGCTCTGGCTGTGCACCGCTTACCTACATTCGTCAGGAAAACAAGGGCGCGGCGGCAGCGCGCAATGTGGGCATCACGCACGCGCGGGCGCCGGTCATTCTGTTGTGCGACGGCGACGTCATTCCAGCGCCAGGCATGGTAGAGGCGCACGCCTGGTTCCATCGCCAGCACCCGTGCCTAACGCACTTGGCACTTGGGCGCGTCGAGATGGCCGCGGAGCTGGCCCATCCGGGACAAGTCCGCCAGTTTGAGACAAAACTGCCCTTCACTGGGGAAAAATGCGTGCAGATCCCGTGGCATTTTGCCCGCGGGAGCAACTTCTCGGCGAAAAAGGAATTCCTGATGTTGGCAGGTGGATTCGATCCCAAGATGCATTCGGCCGCTGAGGATACGGAGTTGGCTTTCCGACTTCAGAAGCGAGGGGCGCGCCTCTTCTTTGTGCCCTTGGCAGTGGGGATTCACTACCACCCAATGGCCGACGAGGTGAGTTACCTGTCCAAAGCACGCACTTACGGTGTGTCGCTTGCCTACTGGTATGGCAAGGATCCGGACGCGCGCGCTTTCATCACCAGCCATTATGGATTGCAAACGTCGCAGACAGGATGGCGCCGGACCGTGCGCCACTTTCTGCACGGCCTTGTGTTCAACAGCAGTTCCGAAGCCGCGTGGATGCGCCTTGCGCGGTGGGCTGCCACTCACTGGTACGGCGCAGCAGACTGGATGCGGCGACAGGTATACAGGGCGTGTTATCGGCGGGCGTTCTGCGAGGAAATGGAGAATGCACCCCGAGTTCGCAACATGAGCGAGCCGGCCGGAAGCTGGGCCTCGGTGGTGCGGATAGTGAGCAATCCTGCAATGAGGTGCCTATGTCGGGTGCGGACGTGAGAGGAAAAGCTGATGGTGCACCGCGGGTGGTGATGGTGAACTGGGTCTATAGTCCCGAGCACGGCGGTGGCGCGAGGCAGTGCCAGCTGTTGGTCCGCCAGCTGCTCCAGCGAGGCGTCCAAGTGGAGGTGATTGCCCGCACAAGGACCCGCGCGTTGCTGGGCACCTCGATCGTGGACGGCGTCGTGGTGCGGCGCGTGCCTGATGAGAACGGCCGACCCGGCTCCCGGGTGCGCACGGCGATGGCCCTGATGGCAGAGCTTTATCGCTGCGCATGGGCCGAAATCGTACACACCCACGGCTTCATGCCCGAGGTGGCCGTTGCCGCGCGCACCATGGGCAAACGCCTCGTGCAGAAGGTTACCTTGGTAGGGCTTGACGACGCCACCTCTTTGCAAAGACGGCGATTAGGTAGCTTCGCCCTACGTCTTGCCAAAACCGCAGACGCGGTGGTGGGGCCGTCCCAGGCTGCCATTGTGCAGTCGTTAGCCGCAGGTGTGCCCGCCCAGAAGCTGTGGGCCATACCCAACGGTGTTGACCTCCGCCGTTTTCGACCAGCGTCTATCAGGGAAAAGAAGGAACTCCGCCAGGCGCTCCACTTGGATGCAGGAGCTTTCCTGGTTGCGTTTGTGGGCTCCTCGGAACGCCGTAAGGGCCTTGATCTGGCAATGAGCGCGGTGGCAATGGCGCGCAAAAAGGGTCTACGGTCGGCACAGTTGGTGGTACTGGGCCCAAAGCCATCCGATGCTTCGCAACCAGGATTCGGTGAGCACGCGAGGACGGACTTGCACGGAGAAGCCTTCCATCGAGCCGTCCACTTTGTTGGGCTTACCGCCGATGTCCCCGAGTACCTGCGCGCGGCCGACCTCTTTGTGCTCCCCAGTCGGGCCGAGGGTCAACCAAACGCACTTCTGGAAGCCATGGCTTGTGGCCTCCCCTGTGTGGCGCGGAGGCTCGACGGCGTGACGGACGAGCTGCTCCTCAATGGCAGGCGGGGCCGGCTCGTCGACGGGGATGAGGCAGAGGACTTTGCGCGTGCGCTGCTGGAGCTTGCGGAATCGCCGCAAACCCGCAAGACACTCGGCGCCGAAGCGCGGGCCTACGTGGAGAGGCATCACGACATAGGCCGGGTTGCTGACGCGTACTGCGCCCTCTATGGGACTTTGCTGAGGCGATGATGAGCCGGTTTGCCGACAAGGTGGTGCGAGACTGGTGGCCCAAGCGGTGGTTTTACCTGGGTCAGCCGGCCGCAATCTTTGCGGTAGCACTTGTGCTGCGGGTGGGTTACGTGCTTATGATGGACGACCTCTACCCGCTCGATCCGGGCGACCAGATGGCCTATGACCGCATCGCCCGAGAGTGGATCGCAGGTGGAACGTTCATGCCAGGTAGCTCCTACAGGCCTCCTGGCTACCCTGCCTTTGTGGCGCTGGTATACTGGGTCTTTGGTCCGCATCGGGTGGTGGTGGAACTGGTGCAGGCATTCTTGGGGGCCATCACCGCCTTATTGACGGCCAAACTGGCCGCTGGGTTGTTCCAGCGCAGGGTGGGATCCTTCGCGGGATGGATCGTGGCTGTGCTGCCGGTTCTCATCCACTTCACCGGGCAACTTATGGCGGAGACACTTTTCACCGCGCTGCTGATGGCGCTGCTCCTTGTCCAGGCACGGGGGGCGGAGAGCCGAGGACCTTCTATGCTGGTGACCGGGCTCCTGACGGCAGTAGGTGCTCTTCTTCGCCCCAACGTACTGCTATTGCCCTTAGCTCTTGCTGCATGGTGGAAAGTGGGATGCGGCTGGCCAATGAGAAAAGTGGTGAGCAGCACCGGACTCTGTTTTGCCGTTGTGTTCCTGTGCATTCTGCCTTGGTCGTTACGCAACCTCAAAGTGCACGGCACCATCGTGCCAATCTCCACCAACGGCGGAGTGAACTTGTGGATCGGTAACAACACCAATGCGACGGGTGACTGGCTCAAGCCGGCGGACTATTGGTTGCCCTCGGGGCAGACCGAGGCAGAGGTGGACCGGCAATATCTCCATGCTGCGCTGGAGCATATCGTAGCTCACCCGGGACGCACGGCGTTCCTGGCAGTGCGCAAGTTTGTCATCTTTTGGAGCCCATATCCCCATCCTCTTGACCGGGTCTTCTTTTGGGGTATGGCCGGATTCGGCTTACTTGGGGTCGCTGGGACCGTGCGGAGACGGCAATCGTGGTTCCTCCTCGCGACGCTGGCTTACTTCACGGTTGTGAGTTGCGTGTTTTTCGCCAACCAGCGATTCCACGTACCGTTGCTCCCCGTTCTAGGCGTTTATGCTGGGGCGGGTGCAGAGTGGCTCTGGGTTCTCCTCAGCAGGAAGCTTGGGAAGTAGGACGATGGGACAGAAGCGACACAGGGTGCTTTTTGTGAGTCTGTTTCCGCCAAGGGTGGGTGGTTTGGCGCTGCAAAGCGAGCTGCTAGCCCATTACCTCCAGAAGGAAGGCGTGGAGGTCCAGAAGGCCAATGCCCACTACGCGAGGAGTTACCAGGGTACGCTGGGTAAGGTCGCGAAAGCAGGAGCGCAAGTCACAGCGCTAATTCGCGCGAGCAACCGTGGGGCAAAAGAGGTGGACCAAATAGTGGCTGCCGGGTGCTCGTGGTGGG
Protein-coding regions in this window:
- a CDS encoding polysaccharide export protein, translating into MRRLWFLRCGLPAWGLMLVLLVGCAVRPRVAPEASAEPRPAGDVYVAKPQPPAPEQEREYRLGYGDVLEIKFFNNEEFNTEVTVRPDGRITLQRIGDIRVTDMTPMELARLISQKYAEILLEPEVTVTVKQFGGNTVYVLGEVRNPGSYVVQRNMTLLRAIATAGGPTNEANLSSVMLIRMLDEKRVSATRSDLTQALARKDPRPDLEVRPYDIVYVPKTFIGNIRTFMTQVYDTVIPPLDLYARSVFWSRAWK
- a CDS encoding GumC family protein translates to METRASDRSVSLRRVLRVLCKRKKMMLLLFASTVTTMAVGVLVMRPVYHATSTIMVDWEKDAEKTLIIELNWWLRRSNYDQIAAEMQILKSRPIAERVVKVLGLANPAGTAADSARFAQVVAAVQKGLKVEQTKETNLLQVTYADSDPKRAALIANCIVEQYARHRAELAKDLRTYAFFDEQIKMAAAKLDELERREADFKRREGMVVLEGEAEILYKKLADFDQALTEVRTKRIGKESKLRVFREGLAGNGAVVIPSTETSDSPSREEYLSRLKAELLSLELERNRLRQRYTASHPQLVAAERQVALVQEKLRQELREIIAEEETNLRALRAEEASLEAKIAEVQGQLKRFAVNAYELSRISRGIKETQELYSILLKQREEARLAASRQDQLVQVKVVSPAVPPHAPARPNRPLYLLVSLLLGGVVAVGSAFFAESLDRSIDSVEDVRRDLGFPVLASLAESEFLLLGSSNPGKRIGGAHPMAEQPVGTNGTRG
- a CDS encoding helix-turn-helix transcriptional regulator, which codes for MDEKKKSRVEVGMGGVPLDGRVLPRPKRPMVRARNLLKVKRWEAGLKQYELAYLLGCSAPYLSMVENNRVEPTEEFKRRAASIFELPVSELFPRDEEE
- a CDS encoding flippase, encoding MNTLQRIAQNTIARSVAEILNRAGSAIFWVLVTRAHGAKGLGILALSTSLTGVFSMLATLGLGSLVIREVSKDERMSGQLLVAGLVLGTAGALLATVAMMGFVSIMGYEREASRACYLMSLSLVPMSLFYWLRAVLCGLQEMHFPTFGRAIENLVKVGVGVVLISHGATIMTLVGLVVFSRFAGALALAWATFTRERLTDVRFNWSLIKRLVSETPVFFGSTLFNSMFWSVPIMLLPKLSTVEAAGLYSAAYKVVDLLLLLSSAFALAIFPVMARMSRLSERLFRDVCLKSLKLVLFFSLALAAGGTVLADRIVVLLYGRDMVIAAPGLQVLIWSLLSAGVTQIAAYALIVRNQQKLDMIGNGVAFATILALSLLLIPRAGVAGGVLAALLATVVFAIVELYFVDRTLFWLPLGASAIKPFLAALAMVMVVFFCHNVSLTLQVIAGGLVYVVLLVLTGAITQGDRELLRQLRTI
- a CDS encoding O-antigen ligase family protein, which codes for MALAGGAAIGGLGLLALGLEPKWAMFATIGLMLPFVGALTGNLRRFLLALMVFSVPLNADVHLLYHPEAAGTRGLVIAFPDICLVVLVAAWLIELASGLRQERVRLFPRVTVPYAALLCLGALSAVWAPKPLLTLLDIWQMSKILVLFLYLVNTVRDREEVQFVLGVLLLGAALQGVIVLLQNATGLSLGFFGQQTKAEFFHPEEDVSLVRRPGGTVGHANTLGRYFVLLLPTGIFLSLNSEKRRTFYLLTTGMGLLGMVLTLSRSAWVGLAFALMVGWVAKRRRRGEGSERRGKGWAVVLLLAIVVAFGPTIYRRMVSPDFGATMSRLTTAEVALRVIRDHPLLGVGLNNYKEALDTYFDPSDPFTRVAPVHNLYLLFAGELGLVGLGLFLWLMAALLNGMRMGLRAKDQLHWASAVGLFSGLAAMLVMATSDYAYKQSLALMSTMWIVAALGLTLATLQEQEAAMEQAAEREPEPLPSCISRQLIALAHRQ
- a CDS encoding AAA family ATPase, producing the protein MYTEHFGLKEIPFDVNPDPRFLFPSSDHQEALTRMMYGVKMRKGLIVVIGEAGTGKTTLLHTLLHHLGEQAVSAWVFNTTLEAEDLLRYVCRDYGVQVRCENRAEMLLDLYQFLIRNFECKRNALLIVDEAQNLSAKTLEEIRLLTNLETSNTKLVQILLVGQPPLEDTLRLPELRQFRQRVTVRCRLRPLSPNQVGDYIVHRLRVAGARAPQRLFTPDAVAEVYRLSTGIPRLINCICDNALLHAFIMDRTYVDASLLRRLEREGFLSGEDTAGAVPRVVEIHQRKDTYPFQGIDVGALAGSASIVHRLA
- a CDS encoding glycosyltransferase family 39 protein encodes the protein MMSRFADKVVRDWWPKRWFYLGQPAAIFAVALVLRVGYVLMMDDLYPLDPGDQMAYDRIAREWIAGGTFMPGSSYRPPGYPAFVALVYWVFGPHRVVVELVQAFLGAITALLTAKLAAGLFQRRVGSFAGWIVAVLPVLIHFTGQLMAETLFTALLMALLLVQARGAESRGPSMLVTGLLTAVGALLRPNVLLLPLALAAWWKVGCGWPMRKVVSSTGLCFAVVFLCILPWSLRNLKVHGTIVPISTNGGVNLWIGNNTNATGDWLKPADYWLPSGQTEAEVDRQYLHAALEHIVAHPGRTAFLAVRKFVIFWSPYPHPLDRVFFWGMAGFGLLGVAGTVRRRQSWFLLATLAYFTVVSCVFFANQRFHVPLLPVLGVYAGAGAEWLWVLLSRKLGK
- a CDS encoding CpsD/CapB family tyrosine-protein kinase; translation: MSVIRDILEEAQASERVDPIEYRQTVQSAPAAKVELDVPPGLAAEVRALRENIELLGGLQRVYAVGVTACCPGAGATTVASLLALSMAGGYVNHNGNGNGGSEQPGTQPKGDFLGKGIMLVDANVAMPGIARMLRLAPTPGLTEVLSGTVAWPKAVRLVNEGRLKVIPAGTPSAMGPELVTSARMHRLLDEFRDRFSRVVVDLPPAVSSVDALRVGQWLDGVVLVVWAGHTRTEVAREVIERLMAAKVRVLGVVLNRKKGTSIGSRF
- a CDS encoding glycosyltransferase family 2 protein; this translates as MADYPDISVVIPTFNQARTLGRVLRGFLAQHVPNVALEVVVVDDGSTDETEEVVAMVMGSGCAPLTYIRQENKGAAAARNVGITHARAPVILLCDGDVIPAPGMVEAHAWFHRQHPCLTHLALGRVEMAAELAHPGQVRQFETKLPFTGEKCVQIPWHFARGSNFSAKKEFLMLAGGFDPKMHSAAEDTELAFRLQKRGARLFFVPLAVGIHYHPMADEVSYLSKARTYGVSLAYWYGKDPDARAFITSHYGLQTSQTGWRRTVRHFLHGLVFNSSSEAAWMRLARWAATHWYGAADWMRRQVYRACYRRAFCEEMENAPRVRNMSEPAGSWASVVRIVSNPAMRCLCRVRT
- a CDS encoding glycosyltransferase family 4 protein, encoding MSGADVRGKADGAPRVVMVNWVYSPEHGGGARQCQLLVRQLLQRGVQVEVIARTRTRALLGTSIVDGVVVRRVPDENGRPGSRVRTAMALMAELYRCAWAEIVHTHGFMPEVAVAARTMGKRLVQKVTLVGLDDATSLQRRRLGSFALRLAKTADAVVGPSQAAIVQSLAAGVPAQKLWAIPNGVDLRRFRPASIREKKELRQALHLDAGAFLVAFVGSSERRKGLDLAMSAVAMARKKGLRSAQLVVLGPKPSDASQPGFGEHARTDLHGEAFHRAVHFVGLTADVPEYLRAADLFVLPSRAEGQPNALLEAMACGLPCVARRLDGVTDELLLNGRRGRLVDGDEAEDFARALLELAESPQTRKTLGAEARAYVERHHDIGRVADAYCALYGTLLRR